From a region of the Neodiprion fabricii isolate iyNeoFabr1 chromosome 7, iyNeoFabr1.1, whole genome shotgun sequence genome:
- the LOC124187054 gene encoding odorant receptor coreceptor-like, with amino-acid sequence MGFLSTTNDQSLYCSPVLRVFLPYSELSIPSAVMRRAKKVKLYSELMANTFKYIRWSGHWFPTDDLDANSPKFLSFEFFRSLILTLTIPLQVIPCIIDLVLKIPDMPKVIMNAISTLYGIQTFCRVIFIGVMRKDIWNIFKEFDNFQVPASFRLLRDQNAASKAFKTSNTLFLGIFFVAQFTGCLFTVAPFVMSYEARIQKLKLLALNGTVPHVLVYEAWYPFDISRFPVYQLTILFQSFCGCVWINMTSTSDAIFLAIIIREAEEFNVLHNMLVILSNVKTHRVKERSAQTIRNSLVRHSSCTEWPEDPNILLISWIEHHQLVLRILVEIRKTFSVFVFIVVGCNALSLVLLAYIGATIKDVTALLSMISFLFVVTAQLFSFSWYTVKLTTRAEEMSQELLRINWWEAPVSYKMSSKFVSLRALKTVSISGMGYFDLNLEMFLSVLHRISWS; translated from the exons ATGGGGTTTCTAAGTACGACTAATGATCAGAGCTTGTACTGTTCACCAGTACTTCGTGTATTTCTTCCGTATTCGGAACTCTCAATACCTTCAGCCGTAATGCGACGCGCGAAAAAAGTCAAACTCTATTCCGAACTCATGGCAAACACTTTCAAATACATTCGCTGGAGTGGGCATTGGTTTCCTACCGACGACCTCGACGCGAACAGCCCCAAGTTTCtaagttttgaatttttcagatcACTGATTCTCACTCTGACAATACCTTTGCAAGTGATCCCATGCATCATTGACTTGGTATTGAAAATACCGGATATGCCAAAG GTGATTATGAATGCCATAAGCACTCTTTACGGCATTCAGACATTCTGCAGAGTAATTTTCATCGGCGTAATGAGAAAAGACatttggaatattttcaaagaatttgacaattttcaagTACCCGCGTCGTTTCGTCTTCTCCGTGATCAG AATGCGGCCTCGAAGGCGTTCAAAACTTCGAACACATTATTTCTGGGAATATTCTTCGTGGCACAATTTACAGGATGCTTATTCACTGTCGCACCATTTGTAATGTCATATGAGGCACGAATTCAAAAACTTAAGTTATTGGCATTGAACGGAACAGTACCTCACGTCCTGGTATACGAAGCTTGGTATCCCTTTGATATATCTCGATTTCCAGTTTACCAG CTCACTATACTATTCCAATCCTTCTGCGGCTGTGTTTGGATCAACATGACTTCAACTTCGGATGCtatttttcttgcaattaTTATTCGTGAAGCGGAGGAATTCAATGTCTTACATAATATGCTGGTCATACTTTCCAATGTAAAAACGCACAGAGTCAAAGAAAGGTCTGCACAAACAATTAGAAATAGCCTCGTTCGACATTCCAGTTGCACCGAGTGGCCCGAGGATCCaaatattttgttgatttCCTGGATTGAGCACCATCAACTTGTACTCCG TATCCTAGTAGAAATAAGGAAAACGTTTTCCGTTTTCGTCTTCATTGTAGTTGGATGCAACGCATTGTCTTTGGTTCTTTTGGCATACATCGGAGCTACG ATTAAAGACGTGACTGCATTACTTTCAATGATCAGTTTCTTGTTTGTCGTTACGGCACAATTGTTCAGCTTTTCCTGGTACACGGTGAAACTGACAACGAGAGCCGAAGAGATGTCTCAAGAATTGCTCAGGATTAATTGGTGGGAAGCTCCTGTTTCCTATAAAATGTCTTCGAAATTCGTATCATTAAGAGCATTGAAAACTGTATCGATATCTGGAATGGGATACTTCGATTTGAATCTGGAAATGTTTTTATCG GTGCTTCATCGTATTTCATGGTCCTAA
- the LOC124186432 gene encoding mitochondrial import receptor subunit TOM20 homolog: MISKAAVGIAAGIAGSIFIGYCFYFDQKRRGDPDFKKKLRERRRARKQAQKAGTKIPDLKDHEAMQRFFFQEVQLGEEMLAGGDLDGGVEHLANAVTVCGQPNQLLQVLQQTLPPQVFHLLLQRLPSVGQKIGSQTAMAEEDVE, from the exons ATGATTTCCAAAGCTGCAGTAGGCATCGCTGCCGGAATTGCCGGCAGTATATTTATAGGGTATTGCTTTTACTTCGACCAAAAACGGCGAGGCGATCCAGACTTCAAAAAGAAATTACGCGAAC GGAGAAGAGCAAGGAAACAGGCTCAAAAGGCTGGAACAAAAATACCTGATCTTAAAGATCACGAAGCGATGCAGAGGTTCTTCTTCCAAGAG GTTCAGTTGGGCGAAGAGATGCTGGCGGGTGGCGACCTCGACGGAGGTGTTGAGCATTTGGCAAATGCAGTCACAGTTTGCGGACAGCCTAATCAGCTCCTGCAAGTTCTACAGCAAACACTTCCGCCACAAGTTTTCCACCTCCTACTACAAAGACTTCCGTCAGTTGGCCAG AAAATCGGATCTCAGACAGCGATGGCAGAAGAAGATGTTGAATAG